GTGAGACCGGGCAGGATCAGCCCCAGTCCGGCCAAGATCTCAGCCGTGCCACTCAGGTAATGTAAGGCAGGGGGTAGCTCATACATCCAGGCCATCGGCGCAGGCAGGCCGGGTGGCACAATGAAATGAACAAGGCCGGTGAAGAAGAAGTAGAGACCCAGCAGGATTTGCAGGACCCATAAAAGAATGTTCATAAAGCGATCTCCTCCTATGCGTCATTGGCTTTCAGTCGTATAGATAGTGGGCATCGTGTGCCAGCACTAGGATACCCGGTTTGGGCACGATGTCCTGGCGGCCTTATTGCTTTATCCTCATGATGTGTTGGCATATGACAAATAGGAGTTACGCAGTTCGCTTCCCCAGGGGGCTTTAGGGGCGGAGCCGGGCACCGAAGGCACTCGGCTCCGCCCCCAATAAAATCTTTTATTTTTATCTCCTCTCTCCCCTCTCCACGGCCTTTTAGGCCGTGGAGAGGGGAGAGAGTGGGGCCATCCCACCTCGCCCAGCAGGCTCCCAGCTGCGTAATTCTTACATTTGCAAGGCAATGGCCTTACTG
This Anaerolineae bacterium DNA region includes the following protein-coding sequences:
- a CDS encoding DoxX family protein, translated to MNILLWVLQILLGLYFFFTGLVHFIVPPGLPAPMAWMYELPPALHYLSGTAEILAGLGLILPGLT